One Beggiatoa leptomitoformis DNA segment encodes these proteins:
- the amt gene encoding ammonium transporter, translating to MLWVCVSAFLVFLMQAGFLCLESGLTRSKNTINVAFKNLADFSIAVILYWMFGFALMFGTSFYGWVGNSHFFLAVQTESAWTTTFFIFEVMFCATATTILSGAVAERFRLVAYLFVTAFSSGLIYPLFGHWAWGGALLGTQGWLQARGFIDFAGSSVVHSVGGWVSLAALLVIGARTGRFLNGQVSRVNGSNLPLSMLGLCLLLFGWFGFNGGSTLALNDAVPAIIANTLLSGIAGSLTTSAIGWYRDGYAEVSHLINGMLAGLVAITAGCHAVSIADAVLIGAVGGIVFLLADNLLLRLKIDDAVGAVPTHLAAGIWGTLAVGILGDLSILDTGLSRFEQISIQLLGILVCALWSFGSAYFFLSTLNRFFPLRVSFEDEEKGLNLSEHGAKTDLIDLLTIMQSHEKKGYVGNHVPAEPFTEVGQIARQYNRVMTALDKATAQLRLIINDIRDGVVTFNRNGVITSFNTGAEQLFGYSANTIIGRSVAILWLREDPHFLTNVYEMTLPVGSKREITAKRQDQTVFMVELTVTQSWLQREVIYTTLIRDITERKRMEEQLSAEKELAQTTLASIGDAVITTDSTGKITYLNPVAETLTGWEQNEVVGQNISLVYHLIDEITRNSLQTPAQRLNQNNITSKTNHAILIRRDGHEVALEDSVAPIRNQQGVMMGMVVVFHDVTKSRKLAQQLSYQAKHDALTGLVNRTEFEQRLHYLLENSEQERARHVLCYMDLDNFKIVNDTCGHVAGDELLRQITALFKTRVRGTDTLARLGGDEFGVLFQNCGIEQAENVAEQLREAVQKFRFIWNNQNFGVGVSIGLVELTGNGETLASLQAAADTACYIAKDTGRNRIHVFQQDDLQGKEQPEPVQWLHRIEHALQADRLRLLFQSLCPLRKELDDNTGYYEIFVSLLDNNNRLIPPGAFIPAAERYNIMPLIDRWVVRNTLAWLGDYIRQGKHPIHLCMVNLSVTAVGDEDFLKLVAELMSKHQIPPNILCFEVGESILIANIAKSAQFIHALHAMGCYFSVDDFGRGLSSFSYFKELHVDYLKIDGAFVKDIAKEEIDYALVASINHIAHIMGFQTIAEFVENEGVLSKLREIGVDFAQGYHVAEPKPLEQLAGVWMMPR from the coding sequence ATGTTATGGGTTTGCGTAAGCGCGTTTTTAGTGTTCTTGATGCAAGCGGGTTTTCTATGCCTAGAATCAGGACTGACGCGCAGCAAAAACACCATTAATGTTGCTTTTAAAAATCTTGCCGATTTTTCCATTGCCGTGATTTTATACTGGATGTTTGGCTTTGCCCTGATGTTTGGAACAAGTTTTTACGGTTGGGTTGGCAATAGTCATTTTTTTCTTGCCGTACAAACAGAAAGCGCATGGACAACCACTTTTTTTATTTTTGAAGTCATGTTCTGCGCGACAGCAACCACCATCTTATCAGGCGCGGTGGCCGAACGTTTTCGCTTAGTGGCTTACCTCTTTGTAACGGCCTTTAGTTCTGGGCTTATTTACCCATTGTTTGGACATTGGGCATGGGGGGGCGCATTACTAGGAACACAAGGCTGGTTACAAGCACGCGGGTTTATCGATTTTGCGGGTTCTAGTGTTGTACATAGCGTTGGTGGCTGGGTTTCCCTTGCTGCATTATTAGTGATTGGCGCGCGCACAGGGCGTTTTCTCAATGGGCAAGTCAGTCGTGTCAATGGTTCAAATCTCCCCCTTTCTATGCTTGGACTCTGTTTATTACTCTTTGGTTGGTTTGGATTTAATGGCGGTAGCACACTGGCTTTAAATGATGCAGTGCCTGCTATTATTGCCAATACACTGCTGAGTGGGATTGCAGGTTCGCTCACTACATCCGCAATTGGCTGGTATCGGGATGGTTATGCAGAAGTGAGCCACCTCATTAATGGCATGTTAGCAGGATTGGTGGCCATTACCGCAGGCTGTCACGCTGTTAGCATTGCTGATGCAGTGTTGATTGGTGCTGTTGGCGGTATAGTCTTTCTACTGGCCGACAATTTATTACTCCGTTTAAAAATTGACGATGCGGTTGGTGCTGTACCAACACATTTAGCAGCAGGTATTTGGGGAACGCTCGCCGTTGGAATATTGGGTGACTTAAGCATTCTCGATACAGGGCTAAGTCGCTTTGAACAAATTAGCATCCAACTCTTGGGCATACTCGTCTGCGCACTTTGGTCATTTGGTAGTGCTTACTTTTTTCTAAGCACGCTTAATCGGTTTTTTCCCCTCCGTGTGAGTTTTGAAGATGAAGAAAAAGGCTTAAATCTATCAGAACATGGGGCAAAAACAGATTTAATCGACCTTTTAACTATCATGCAATCTCATGAAAAAAAAGGTTATGTTGGTAATCATGTACCCGCAGAACCGTTTACTGAGGTTGGACAAATTGCCCGTCAATATAACCGTGTGATGACAGCCCTAGACAAAGCAACAGCGCAATTACGTTTGATTATTAATGATATACGCGATGGTGTTGTTACTTTTAATCGCAATGGAGTTATCACCAGCTTTAACACGGGTGCGGAACAACTCTTTGGTTATTCAGCAAATACCATTATCGGGCGTTCTGTTGCTATCTTATGGTTACGTGAAGACCCGCATTTTTTAACCAATGTTTACGAAATGACGTTGCCTGTTGGTTCAAAAAGAGAAATTACCGCCAAACGTCAAGACCAAACTGTCTTTATGGTAGAACTCACCGTTACACAAAGCTGGTTACAACGCGAAGTTATATACACGACATTGATACGTGATATTACCGAGCGCAAACGGATGGAAGAACAACTTTCCGCTGAAAAAGAATTAGCACAAACAACGCTTGCTTCTATAGGCGATGCCGTTATTACAACCGATTCTACAGGCAAAATTACCTATTTAAATCCCGTTGCGGAAACCTTGACAGGGTGGGAACAAAACGAAGTTGTCGGACAAAATATTAGCCTTGTTTACCACCTTATTGATGAAATTACACGTAATAGCCTACAAACACCTGCCCAACGCCTAAATCAAAATAATATTACCAGCAAAACGAATCATGCCATCCTCATCCGTCGTGATGGACATGAAGTCGCACTAGAAGATTCCGTCGCGCCTATTCGCAATCAACAAGGCGTGATGATGGGGATGGTTGTTGTATTTCATGATGTTACTAAAAGCCGCAAACTTGCCCAACAACTTTCGTATCAAGCCAAACACGATGCATTAACAGGACTAGTCAACCGCACAGAATTCGAACAACGCCTACACTATTTGTTAGAAAACTCCGAACAAGAGCGCGCGCGTCATGTTTTATGCTATATGGACTTAGATAACTTTAAAATTGTTAATGATACCTGTGGACACGTTGCTGGAGATGAATTGCTACGACAAATCACGGCGTTATTTAAAACCCGTGTACGCGGTACGGACACCCTTGCACGATTGGGCGGGGATGAATTTGGCGTTTTGTTTCAAAATTGCGGGATAGAGCAGGCAGAAAATGTTGCAGAACAGTTGCGCGAAGCAGTGCAAAAGTTTCGCTTTATCTGGAATAATCAAAATTTTGGCGTTGGGGTCAGTATTGGATTGGTGGAACTAACAGGGAATGGGGAAACCCTAGCGAGCTTACAAGCCGCTGCTGATACCGCTTGTTACATCGCAAAAGATACAGGACGTAATCGAATTCATGTTTTTCAACAAGATGACTTACAAGGGAAAGAGCAGCCTGAGCCTGTGCAATGGTTACATCGGATTGAACACGCCTTACAAGCTGATCGGTTACGTTTACTCTTTCAATCACTGTGTCCGTTACGTAAAGAATTAGATGATAATACAGGTTATTATGAAATTTTCGTTAGTTTATTAGACAATAATAATCGCTTAATTCCACCGGGTGCTTTTATTCCTGCGGCAGAACGTTACAACATTATGCCCTTAATTGACCGTTGGGTTGTGCGTAACACATTGGCGTGGTTAGGTGATTATATCCGTCAAGGTAAACATCCGATACATCTGTGTATGGTGAATTTATCTGTAACGGCTGTTGGTGATGAGGATTTTTTAAAATTGGTTGCCGAACTGATGAGTAAACACCAAATCCCGCCCAATATTCTATGCTTTGAAGTAGGGGAATCGATATTAATTGCGAATATTGCTAAGTCTGCGCAATTTATCCATGCTTTACATGCCATGGGTTGTTATTTTTCTGTAGATGATTTTGGTCGAGGTTTGTCTTCTTTTTCCTATTTTAAAGAATTACATGTCGATTATTTAAAAATTGATGGTGCATTTGTTAAAGACATTGCAAAAGAAGAAATTGATTACGCACTAGTTGCCTCTATCAATCACATAGCGCATATCATGGGATTTCAAACGATTGCAGAATTTGTTGAAAACGAGGGCGTTTTAAGCAAATTGCGGGAAATTGGCGTGGATTTCGCGCAGGGCTACCATGTTGCCGAACCTAAACCGTTAGAACAATTGGCTGGTGTTTGGATGATGCCACGTTAG
- a CDS encoding acyl-CoA thioesterase, with product MNQPQNTPPANDALNFRTIAMPADTNYNGDVFGGWLLAQMDIAGGNYAFQHAKGRVATVGIEAMSFHLPVYVGDEVSCYCHTLRTGNTSITVHIETWVRRLKDNQVVKVTEGNFIFVALDDKGKKRQIPSQLAE from the coding sequence ATGAATCAACCGCAAAACACACCTCCTGCAAACGATGCGTTAAATTTTCGGACTATCGCGATGCCTGCCGACACGAATTATAACGGTGATGTTTTCGGTGGTTGGTTACTCGCGCAGATGGACATTGCAGGCGGAAATTATGCGTTTCAACATGCAAAAGGACGGGTTGCAACGGTTGGAATAGAAGCCATGAGTTTCCACTTACCTGTTTATGTCGGGGATGAGGTGAGTTGTTATTGTCATACCTTACGCACGGGCAATACGTCCATTACAGTGCATATAGAAACATGGGTTAGACGACTTAAAGATAATCAAGTTGTGAAAGTGACGGAAGGTAATTTTATCTTTGTGGCGTTGGATGATAAAGGTAAAAAACGGCAAATTCCTAGCCAGTTAGCGGAGTAA
- a CDS encoding PepSY domain-containing protein yields MRLKFNARTWHAWLSIVLAIPFLIVALSAIFIYHGQALGFRDIMINVGWLPAYREAPRDDPQADIRIFIPVADGAWIGTRGGLVRQIGDTVQLIPAFAGQEIRALLPLAEKIIVLTQQGLWIEQVGEWKRISPRGFILNAFVANNQLYLALRGKALQTSQDEGKNWTAVKEFSPILAKLPPSENQSGEISVARFIRDLHTGSAIVGHDAEWVWGDVIAAIFLFLIGTGFYLWWRGQLRRLLSKRQG; encoded by the coding sequence ATGCGATTAAAATTTAATGCGCGTACATGGCATGCTTGGTTATCTATCGTCTTAGCAATCCCTTTTCTCATCGTCGCCCTCAGTGCCATTTTTATCTATCACGGACAAGCCCTTGGTTTTCGGGACATCATGATAAATGTTGGTTGGCTACCTGCTTATCGTGAAGCCCCACGCGACGACCCACAAGCAGATATACGCATTTTTATTCCTGTTGCAGATGGCGCATGGATAGGCACACGCGGCGGTTTAGTTCGTCAAATAGGCGACACGGTGCAATTGATTCCTGCGTTTGCAGGGCAAGAAATACGTGCATTACTACCACTAGCGGAAAAAATCATCGTTTTAACCCAACAAGGCTTATGGATAGAACAAGTAGGCGAGTGGAAACGCATTAGTCCACGCGGTTTTATTCTCAATGCGTTTGTTGCAAATAATCAACTTTATCTCGCTTTACGTGGTAAAGCCTTACAAACCAGCCAAGATGAAGGGAAGAATTGGACAGCGGTAAAAGAATTTAGCCCCATACTTGCCAAACTTCCGCCTAGCGAAAACCAAAGCGGTGAAATTAGCGTTGCACGGTTTATTCGTGATTTACACACAGGTAGTGCGATTGTAGGACATGATGCAGAATGGGTATGGGGAGATGTGATTGCCGCGATTTTTCTATTTTTAATTGGCACAGGTTTTTATTTATGGTGGCGCGGACAATTACGCCGCTTATTATCAAAACGACAAGGATAA
- a CDS encoding Fe2+-dependent dioxygenase — protein MLLSIPTVLTAEQVQYCRERLAITGWIDGRVTAGYQGYHVKNNHQLPENSPIAQELGELVLAAIERNPLFISAALPLRVYPPMFNCYTEGMYFGNHIDNAVRLLPHNALKIRTDVSATLFLANPDEYEGGELLIEDTYGVNAVKLAAGDMVVYPSTSLHRVATVTRGARIASFFWIQSMIRDDAQRAMLFDMDTAIQRLNQTNSDETARVQLTGCYHNLLRMWADV, from the coding sequence ATGCTGTTATCTATCCCAACAGTTCTCACCGCAGAACAGGTGCAATACTGTCGAGAACGCCTTGCTATCACAGGTTGGATTGACGGACGCGTTACGGCGGGCTATCAAGGCTATCATGTTAAAAATAATCACCAACTTCCTGAAAACTCCCCCATCGCGCAAGAGCTTGGCGAATTAGTGCTTGCGGCAATTGAGCGCAATCCTCTGTTTATCAGTGCTGCATTGCCATTACGTGTTTATCCACCCATGTTTAACTGTTATACCGAAGGCATGTATTTTGGCAACCACATCGACAATGCTGTACGCCTACTGCCTCATAATGCACTAAAAATTCGCACTGACGTATCGGCTACCTTATTTCTGGCAAACCCCGATGAATACGAGGGTGGTGAGTTACTCATAGAAGATACTTATGGTGTAAACGCGGTAAAACTTGCGGCAGGAGATATGGTTGTTTACCCATCAACCAGTTTACACCGTGTTGCTACAGTCACCCGTGGCGCACGCATTGCCTCATTTTTTTGGATTCAAAGCATGATACGTGATGATGCACAACGTGCGATGTTGTTCGACATGGATACGGCTATTCAACGCCTAAACCAAACGAATAGCGATGAAACCGCTCGGGTACAACTCACGGGCTGTTATCACAATCTTTTAAGAATGTGGGCAGATGTATAA
- a CDS encoding TonB-dependent receptor yields the protein MYSRRTPLVAALLTAATAPLAWSAFAQDDVTTLPEVKVQATTTNDDDYAPTKTTVGGKVPMLLRDVPQSVTVINKAVMEAQGATDLTEALRNVPGITLSAGEGGVIGDNINLRGFSARTDIFLDGFRDRSQVSRETFFLEAVEVLKGPSSMQFGRGSTGGVINQVSKVANLTSSNEFGVSIGTDDYYRTTLDINQAISPTAAFRIAGLAHSNNSTRDITESERFGIAPSIRFGIGTPTELTISSVHQRRSDIPDYGFPLINGTPIDVSTNNFYGLTDDNYDQDSDILSVRLEHQLSTTFQIRSQIQYNSSRIDASPTPVSIANSASVTAATPLEDVTITRSRRDREIDDSSLYNQTDLIARFETAGMRHTVTTGVEVGRDNYENQGYTWTGLPSTNAANPFYQSTPDTATRTLGTYTDSEGDTFALYLNDQLELTKEWKVTAGLRWDRYAVDSLSRTAAGVDTQRSRTDKMTSGRIGVIYQPSDFQSYYASYGTSFNPSAEAMTLSDANKNLDPEKNRSMELGGKLDLLDGGLSLNGALFRVDKTNARTTDPLNSDLQILDGENRVQGFELGVTGRITANWQVFSGYTFLDSEITKSNDVQSNVPIQGKKLQNTPKHTASLWTTYRFLGDWEAGGGLIYSADRFVNNANTATIDGYTRFDATLAYHQPEYDIRFNLQNLTDEEYFETASSGRAVPVEGRTGILSVSYRF from the coding sequence ATGTATTCAAGACGCACTCCCCTTGTTGCTGCTTTATTAACTGCTGCAACGGCTCCTTTAGCTTGGTCTGCTTTTGCACAAGACGACGTGACAACCTTACCTGAAGTTAAAGTACAAGCAACCACAACGAATGATGATGATTATGCGCCGACTAAAACCACGGTCGGCGGCAAAGTACCCATGTTATTGCGGGATGTGCCACAGTCAGTCACTGTGATTAATAAAGCCGTTATGGAAGCACAAGGGGCGACAGATTTAACAGAGGCTCTGCGGAATGTACCGGGAATTACTTTATCCGCAGGTGAGGGGGGAGTCATTGGGGATAATATCAATTTACGCGGCTTTTCGGCGCGTACTGATATATTTTTAGACGGATTTCGTGACCGTTCTCAAGTTTCCAGAGAAACCTTTTTTTTAGAAGCGGTCGAGGTGTTAAAAGGGCCTTCATCTATGCAATTTGGACGGGGTTCTACAGGTGGGGTTATTAATCAAGTTAGCAAAGTGGCAAATCTAACATCAAGTAATGAATTTGGCGTTAGTATTGGCACAGATGACTATTACCGTACTACATTAGACATTAATCAAGCCATTTCTCCTACGGCTGCCTTTCGTATTGCAGGCTTAGCACATAGCAATAACTCCACGCGCGATATTACCGAATCGGAACGATTTGGCATTGCACCCTCTATCCGCTTTGGGATTGGTACACCCACAGAATTAACTATTTCCTCTGTTCATCAACGGCGTAGCGATATTCCAGATTATGGTTTTCCATTAATTAACGGTACACCCATTGATGTATCAACCAATAATTTTTATGGCTTGACTGATGATAACTATGACCAAGATAGCGATATTCTCTCGGTTCGTTTAGAGCATCAATTGTCCACAACCTTTCAAATTCGTAGCCAAATTCAATACAACAGCTCGCGTATTGATGCATCACCCACTCCTGTTTCAATTGCAAATTCTGCCAGCGTAACAGCAGCTACACCGTTAGAAGATGTCACCATTACCCGTAGTCGTCGTGACCGCGAAATTGATGATTCTTCCCTTTATAACCAAACTGATTTAATCGCCCGATTTGAAACGGCAGGAATGCGTCATACAGTGACCACAGGTGTTGAAGTTGGGCGCGATAATTATGAAAATCAGGGTTATACATGGACAGGATTACCCTCCACCAATGCGGCCAATCCTTTTTATCAGTCCACACCTGATACAGCGACACGGACTTTAGGCACATACACGGATAGTGAAGGCGATACCTTTGCTCTGTATCTAAATGACCAACTAGAATTAACCAAAGAATGGAAAGTAACCGCTGGGTTACGGTGGGACCGTTATGCGGTGGATAGCTTAAGTCGCACCGCAGCAGGGGTGGACACACAACGGTCGCGGACTGATAAGATGACCAGTGGACGCATTGGCGTTATTTATCAACCATCTGATTTTCAATCCTATTATGCCTCATACGGTACTTCATTCAATCCTTCTGCTGAAGCAATGACATTGAGCGATGCAAACAAAAATCTAGACCCTGAAAAAAACCGCTCTATGGAATTGGGCGGTAAATTAGATTTACTCGACGGTGGCTTGTCCTTAAACGGTGCATTATTCCGTGTTGATAAGACCAACGCACGCACGACAGACCCGCTCAACAGTGATTTACAAATTTTAGATGGTGAAAACCGCGTACAAGGCTTTGAATTAGGCGTAACAGGACGTATTACCGCTAACTGGCAAGTTTTCTCGGGTTACACCTTCTTAGACAGTGAAATTACCAAATCCAATGATGTGCAAAGTAACGTCCCCATACAAGGTAAAAAGTTACAAAACACGCCAAAACATACCGCTTCTTTATGGACAACCTACCGCTTTCTGGGCGATTGGGAAGCGGGTGGCGGTTTGATTTACTCAGCCGACCGTTTTGTGAATAACGCCAACACAGCAACGATTGATGGCTATACCCGTTTTGATGCGACCTTAGCGTATCATCAGCCAGAATATGACATTCGTTTTAATCTGCAAAATCTAACAGATGAAGAATACTTTGAAACCGCTTCATCAGGGCGGGCTGTGCCTGTGGAAGGCAGAACGGGTATTTTAAGCGTCTCATATCGTTTCTAA
- the radA gene encoding DNA repair protein RadA, translating to MSKIKTAYTCKACGAIASKWLGQCPDCHAWNSLEETVLEETAKNRRLSGYAGTQPQAILMLDAIEVQEETRMLSGLAELDRVLGGGLVSGSVVLIGGDPGIGKSTLLLQTLAEMSQIHQPDTAQSKKHKAHDGNMPLYVTGEESPQQVSLRAQRLGLNVNRIKLLTETHIERILQIAKTEQPKIMVIDSIQTVYTDVLQSAPGSVAQVRESAAQLVRFAKQSNTAIFLVGHVTKEGALAGPRVLEHMVDTVLYFEGESDSRFRVIRAIKNRFGAVNELGIFSMTDRGLKEVSNPSAIFLSRHEEEVAGSVIMVTREGSRPMLVEVQALVDTSHMPNPRRVTLGLDQNRLAMLLAVLSRHGGVVTYDQDVFVNVVGGVRVSETGADLAVLLAILSSLKNVPLSKELVVFGEVGLAGEIRPVPNGLERLREAAKHGFKRAIVPKANAPKEILPDIEVIPVIRLVDALYSV from the coding sequence ATGTCCAAAATAAAAACTGCTTACACCTGTAAAGCCTGTGGTGCTATTGCTTCAAAATGGTTAGGACAATGTCCAGACTGTCACGCATGGAATAGCCTTGAAGAAACTGTATTGGAAGAAACCGCTAAAAATCGGCGATTAAGCGGTTATGCAGGCACACAACCACAAGCAATCTTGATGTTAGACGCGATTGAAGTGCAAGAAGAAACACGGATGTTAAGTGGACTTGCAGAATTAGACCGTGTTTTAGGGGGGGGATTGGTCAGTGGTTCAGTGGTGCTAATAGGGGGCGACCCCGGTATTGGTAAATCCACGTTATTATTGCAAACACTGGCAGAAATGAGCCAGATACATCAACCTGACACAGCACAATCTAAAAAACATAAAGCCCATGATGGCAATATGCCTTTGTATGTAACGGGTGAGGAATCCCCTCAACAAGTCAGTTTACGGGCGCAACGCTTGGGGTTAAATGTTAACAGAATTAAACTATTAACTGAAACGCATATCGAGCGAATTTTGCAGATTGCAAAAACCGAACAACCCAAGATTATGGTTATCGATTCGATTCAAACGGTTTATACCGATGTTTTACAATCTGCACCAGGTTCTGTTGCACAAGTACGTGAAAGTGCTGCTCAATTAGTGCGGTTTGCAAAACAAAGTAATACCGCTATTTTCCTTGTTGGACATGTTACTAAAGAGGGGGCATTGGCGGGCCCGCGTGTATTAGAACACATGGTTGACACCGTATTATATTTTGAGGGCGAGAGTGATAGCCGTTTTCGGGTTATTCGTGCGATTAAAAACCGCTTTGGTGCGGTTAATGAGTTGGGTATTTTTTCAATGACTGATAGAGGGTTAAAAGAAGTTAGCAACCCATCAGCCATTTTTTTATCGCGTCATGAAGAAGAGGTTGCGGGCAGTGTGATTATGGTCACACGAGAAGGCAGTCGCCCGATGTTAGTAGAGGTGCAAGCACTGGTTGATACATCACACATGCCTAATCCGCGCCGTGTAACGTTGGGATTAGATCAAAATCGTTTAGCCATGTTGTTGGCTGTCTTAAGTCGTCATGGTGGCGTAGTAACGTATGACCAAGATGTATTTGTAAATGTTGTTGGCGGTGTACGGGTAAGTGAAACAGGTGCGGATTTAGCCGTATTGTTGGCAATTTTATCCAGTTTAAAAAATGTGCCCTTATCTAAAGAGTTAGTCGTATTTGGTGAAGTTGGATTAGCAGGTGAAATTCGTCCTGTACCAAACGGTTTAGAACGCTTACGTGAAGCAGCAAAGCATGGATTTAAAAGAGCTATTGTTCCTAAGGCAAATGCACCAAAAGAAATATTACCCGATATAGAAGTGATTCCCGTGATTCGCTTAGTCGATGCCTTATATAGCGTGTAG
- a CDS encoding polysaccharide biosynthesis protein, which produces MTFPPLLRLPVLLHDFIMVALAWTLALILRYDFPFPEETEAVFLHGLPIVVSLQSLILWYYDVYKGIWQFSSLTDLLIILRAVVVGTILVILALVLFNRLEGIPRLALFFYPIVLIILLGVPRLLTRLWYEHSFHFLLETSLERQRLLVLGAGTSGEMLVRDMRRSHGYSYVPVGFLDDRHRLHGGRVQGLPVLGSIENVVTIVKTHAIDAIVIAMPSASDSEMQRVVDYCEQAGVPFRTLPKLQELSSQSVNLNHLREVEIDDLLGREKVQLDWMLIQAGIANKVVMVSGGGGSIGAELCRQIARLNPQAIVILEQCEFNLYKIDLQLRAEFPQLSLHICLGDIVDSVLVQQVFRRYQPQVVFHAAAYKHVPMLQEQTRAAIRNNVLGTKTLAEMAVKFNCPIFVMISTDKAVNPTNIMGATKRAAEIFCQGLNARSNTHFITVRFGNVLGSAGSVVPLFKAQIAKGGPVTVTDPEITRYFMTIPEACQLILQAGTMGKGGEIFVLDMGKPIKISYLAEQMIRLSGHVPNQTIKIVYTGLRSGEKLHEELFYAEEILNPTTHPKILLAAQRPIDWTSLQGALTALSLACKNYDDERLQVILNGIVPELNLTD; this is translated from the coding sequence ATGACTTTCCCGCCACTTCTGCGTTTACCCGTTTTACTCCATGATTTTATTATGGTTGCACTTGCGTGGACCTTAGCGTTAATCCTACGCTATGATTTCCCTTTTCCTGAAGAAACAGAAGCCGTTTTTTTACATGGCTTACCCATTGTTGTTTCTTTACAAAGCCTTATTCTATGGTATTACGATGTTTATAAGGGAATTTGGCAATTTTCCAGTTTAACCGACTTATTGATAATTTTACGCGCCGTTGTCGTTGGCACAATTTTAGTCATTTTGGCGTTAGTATTATTTAATCGTTTAGAAGGTATTCCACGGCTGGCATTATTTTTTTATCCCATTGTTTTAATAATATTATTGGGTGTGCCTCGATTATTAACCCGTTTATGGTATGAACATTCATTTCATTTTTTATTAGAAACAAGTTTAGAACGACAGCGGTTGCTGGTTTTGGGAGCAGGCACATCGGGCGAAATGTTAGTCCGTGATATGCGCCGCAGTCATGGCTATAGCTATGTTCCTGTTGGGTTTTTAGATGATAGGCATCGCTTGCATGGCGGACGGGTGCAAGGCTTGCCTGTGCTGGGAAGTATTGAAAATGTTGTTACGATTGTTAAAACCCATGCAATTGATGCCATTGTTATTGCAATGCCCTCAGCAAGTGATAGTGAAATGCAAAGAGTCGTTGACTATTGCGAGCAAGCAGGCGTGCCATTTCGTACTTTGCCAAAATTACAAGAGCTTAGTAGCCAATCGGTGAATTTAAATCATTTACGTGAAGTCGAAATTGATGATTTACTTGGACGGGAAAAAGTTCAATTAGATTGGATGCTTATACAAGCAGGTATTGCAAATAAAGTAGTGATGGTAAGTGGTGGCGGTGGTTCAATAGGGGCTGAATTGTGCCGACAAATTGCCCGTTTAAATCCACAAGCCATTGTTATTTTAGAACAATGTGAGTTTAATTTATACAAAATAGATTTACAATTACGTGCGGAATTTCCACAACTTAGCTTACATATTTGTTTAGGTGATATTGTTGATAGCGTGCTTGTACAACAGGTTTTTCGTCGTTATCAACCACAAGTTGTTTTTCATGCAGCGGCTTATAAACATGTTCCGATGTTGCAAGAACAAACACGTGCGGCGATTCGTAATAATGTATTGGGTACAAAAACACTTGCTGAAATGGCAGTTAAATTTAATTGTCCAATTTTTGTGATGATTTCTACAGATAAAGCGGTAAATCCAACCAATATTATGGGTGCGACAAAACGGGCGGCTGAAATTTTCTGTCAAGGGTTAAATGCTCGTTCAAACACGCATTTTATAACGGTGCGTTTTGGCAATGTGTTAGGGTCTGCGGGGAGTGTTGTCCCCTTGTTTAAAGCCCAAATTGCTAAAGGGGGGCCTGTAACGGTCACAGACCCTGAAATAACTCGTTATTTCATGACGATTCCTGAAGCCTGTCAATTAATCTTACAAGCAGGAACAATGGGCAAAGGTGGTGAAATTTTCGTGTTGGATATGGGGAAACCTATTAAAATTAGTTATCTTGCTGAACAAATGATTCGTTTATCAGGACATGTACCCAACCAAACCATCAAAATAGTTTATACAGGCTTGCGCTCAGGGGAAAAACTGCATGAGGAATTGTTTTATGCAGAGGAAATATTAAACCCAACAACGCACCCGAAGATTTTACTGGCCGCACAACGTCCTATTGACTGGACAAGTTTACAAGGCGCATTAACTGCCTTAAGTCTGGCTTGTAAAAATTATGACGATGAACGATTACAAGTTATTTTAAATGGAATTGTGCCAGAATTAAATTTAACAGATTAA